Within the Salvia hispanica cultivar TCC Black 2014 chromosome 4, UniMelb_Shisp_WGS_1.0, whole genome shotgun sequence genome, the region ACTTGTTGTGTTTGAATGCTGGTTATTTGCTCTGCATCGCGTTCTGTTTCATCTTCTAGTGCGAAGTTTAAGTCAATCGTTGAATGCTGGTTATTTGCTCTGCATCGAGTTATATTTCATCTTCTGGTTGAAACTCTTTCTCtgacataaaaaattattcgaAAGCGCGTGTAACTGAATTGTTCGCTGTGCTTAATTTATGACAGAAGTTgatttaaaatgtgaatgagagCAAAATATGTATGTGTTCTTGAATTCTTGATATTTCTTCATCTACTGCGTAATTCAGTTGTTGTGTTTGAATGCTGGTTATTTGCTCTGCATCGCGTTATGCTTCATCTCCTAGTGCGAAGCTTCTGTTTGACGTCGAAAATGTTAACAAAAGTTATCAGAGCAAATGATCTTCTGATTGAAATTCTTTAAGCATGTGTAATTGAATCATTAGATGTTCTTAATTTCTGATGAAGTTGCTATATGATGTGTTCTTGAATTCTTGTATGCTTCTTTGTCTATCGCGTAATGTTGCATAGTCTTCGTTGATTGTTGAGAACTTGTCTTTCAGCCGTAACATACCAGAAATCGCAGAGGTTTTCGTGCAATGTACTTTCTTGATCACAAATCACAGAAAtctattgaaattatttgtcACAGCAGCAATCCGAACAGCAAGAAATTCGAACGAAAGCAAATACAAGACGATGAATTCTAGCTCTACATATGCACACACATAGCACAACAATAGAAGCTACAAGGATGATTCTGATTCATAAATCTGACTTAATGTGAGTGGTTGTGTCTTGGGATTTTCTTGGACAGGGAGCGGACCGACAGCAAGATGAGCAGTGCCAGCACGACGGATCCAAACAAGGACGCAACAACCGAGCCCCCAATGTGCTTGCAGAAGTCGCTATACACGTGGCAGATCTTGTTCCATTGGACATGTTTGTTCCCCTTCAGACCTATGTAAGCAACACCGCCAGCTGCTCCCGTGGCTGCAGCCGTGATTCCTAGCAATAGCTGCATAACATGTACATTGTCAAGAgtccatatatttttttggctaGAATGATCAGTGTTTTGGCATGAAAAAGATGGAATCTTGGAGAGCTTACGACGTCGAAAATGATGAAATGAGAGATGAGCCTTGTGTGGCTGCCTGGTTTGGAGAGAGCAATGAGGGAGATGAGGGTTGTTAAGAGGCCATACAATCCTGCAACTGACAGTGCTACTACAAAGAATCTGCATCATTCAATCATAAATCTCGAATTAGGTTTTCGGATAACATTTGGTTGCTTACTCTACAAAAAAACGGGCTTCAGCGAACACTGCATATCCTCGCTAAATACAGAGTACCT harbors:
- the LOC125223939 gene encoding CASP-like protein 1 is translated as MASATATEVEKAAPPPPPPPVPVAKDNFPVVDVVLRFLVFASGLAAVLVMVTSKETQVVGQIPIPPFLIRRTAKFNHSPAFVFFVVALSVAGLYGLLTTLISLIALSKPGSHTRLISHFIIFDVLLLGITAAATGAAGGVAYIGLKGNKHVQWNKICHVYSDFCKHIGGSVVASLFGSVVLALLILLSVRSLSKKIPRHNHSH